CGGCCTGCTCGACGCCCGGCACGCCGTCGAGCACCGGCGCGAGCGCTAAAGGCGTCGTCTCGATCGTCGCATGCAGATTCGGCCGGTCGAACTCGCGCAGCACCCGGTAGATGCGGTCGGCCTTCGCGTGGAAGTCGTCGTACGAGAGCTCGCTCTCGATGTAGAGCGCAATCACAAGGCACGCGGCAAGACCGATCGCGAGGCCGAGGACGTTGATCGCGAAGTAGCCGGGGCGGCGAAGGAGATAGCGAAACGCCGTCGTGAAGTAGCTCGCGAGCATGTCAGATTTCGGCCCGATCGGGCGGCACGATGCGCCCGTCGAGCAGATGCACGATGCGGTCGGCGCGCTTCGCGTGGCTCGGCGAATGCGTCGCCATCAGGATCGTCGCACCCTGCTCGTTCAGGATTTCCAGCATGCTCATGATCTCCTCGCCGTTCTGCGAGTCGAGGTTGCCGGTGGGCTCGTCGGCGAGGATCAGCTTGGGATCGCCGACGACCGCGCGCGCGACGGCCACGCGCTGCTGCTGACCGCCCGAAAGCTGATCGGGCTTGTGCTTCGCACGGGCCGAGAGGTCGACGAGCTCGAGCGCTTCGCGCACGAGGTTGCGGCGCTGCGCTCGCGGAATGCTCTGATACAGCAGCGGCAGCTCGACGTTCTCGTACACCGTCAGCTCGTCGAGCAGATTGAAGCTTTGGAAGATGAAGCCGACCTTGCCCTGGCGCAGGTCGGCGAGCTGGTCCTCGGAGTAGCGCGAGACCTCGTGCACCCCGAAGTGATACACTCCGCTCGTCGGCGTATCGATCAGACCGACGATGTTGAGCAGCGTGGACTTGCCGCAGCCCGAGGGCCCCATGACCGCGACGAACTCGCCTTGCTCGACGGCAAGGTCGATGCCGTCGAGAGACTTGGTCTCGAGCTCGAACGTGCGGTAGCGCTTCGTGACGCCCTTCAGACGTATCAGCGTGCGGCTGGCGTGCGCGACTCGGCCTTCGGTCCGTTCCGGGTCGCGCCCCTCCACGGCGAGGGAATGGCGGGACGGCTTCGACTCCTGAAGTTCATGCACCGCGCTCATTCGTTCCTCCCGCTCGGTGCCGCCAAGGTTCGCCGGCACGAATTTCGATGCGATCGTTTTCGGGACGCGACTGCGGCCACCGTTCCCGCTTTGGTGTATTGCATAAGCAATACGGTAATACTGTAACACGAGCCGGCGTGTCAAGCAGCGGCCGGCGCCGGGGAATCGGCGGAGATTGTGGCAGGCGCTGCCCGAGTCGTATCCTCGGTCGGCGGGGACGCGCAGGCGCGCGTGTCCGACCGGCCCGTCGGGCGGAAAATGCGACCCGGAGGCCGAGCATCACATTGGAGCGGGAGGCGGACATGAAATGGTCAGTCGGTTCGATGTCGGCGCTGGCCGCGGTATCGATCGTTTTGATGGG
This genomic window from Gammaproteobacteria bacterium contains:
- a CDS encoding ABC transporter ATP-binding protein, with the protein product MIRLKGVTKRYRTFELETKSLDGIDLAVEQGEFVAVMGPSGCGKSTLLNIVGLIDTPTSGVYHFGVHEVSRYSEDQLADLRQGKVGFIFQSFNLLDELTVYENVELPLLYQSIPRAQRRNLVREALELVDLSARAKHKPDQLSGGQQQRVAVARAVVGDPKLILADEPTGNLDSQNGEEIMSMLEILNEQGATILMATHSPSHAKRADRIVHLLDGRIVPPDRAEI